In the genome of Dunckerocampus dactyliophorus isolate RoL2022-P2 chromosome 6, RoL_Ddac_1.1, whole genome shotgun sequence, one region contains:
- the alkbh5 gene encoding RNA demethylase ALKBH5, whose protein sequence is MAASGYSDLREKLRSMPPHREEYETSNGRGRKRRHRESDGDDCEHSDDSAELRELEAHRVKSSILQKSIFTPEECTRIEEKIDQVVAKGEAGLYREHTVDRAPLRNKYFFGEGYTYGAQLEKRGPGQERLYRKGEVDDIPSWVHELVIERLVSSGVIPEGFVNSAVINDYQPGGCIVSHVDPLHIFARPIVSVSFFSDSALCFGCRFQFKPIRVSEPVFVLPVRRGSVTVLSGYAADDITHCIRPQDIKERRAVIILRKTRPDAPRLDSDSPLSSAPTERPAPLKAKRSHRKADPDAAHRPRVLEMDKEENRRPSSFNQRRHSITSDDHRKREHDYDKHRESSARKVKMRRH, encoded by the exons ATGGCCGCCAGTGGTTACTCCGACCTGAGGGAGAAGCTGAGGTCGATGCCCCCACACAGAGAGGAGTACGAGACGAGTAACGGGAGGGGGCGGAAACGCCGGCACCGTGAGTCGGACGGCGATGATTGCGAGCACAGCGACGACAGCGCCGAGCTCCGGGAGCTGGAGGCCCATCGGGTGAAGAGCAGCATCCTACAGAAGAGCATCTTCACGCCGGAGGAGTGCACCCGCATCGAGGAAAAGATCGACCAGGTGGTGGCCAAAGGGGAGGCTGGACTGTACCGCGAGCACACCGTGGACCGGGCGCCCCTCCGCAACAAGTACTTCTTCGGGGAGGGCTACACGTACGGCGCCCAGCTGGAGAAGCGCGGTCCGGGGCAGGAGCGACTGTACCGCAAAGGCGAGGTGGATGACATCCCGAGCTGGGTGCATGAGCTGGTCATCGAGCGGCTGGTGTCCAGCGGGGTGATCCCGGAGGGCTTTGTCAACAGCGCGGTCATCAATGACTACCAGCCCGGGGGGTGCATCGTGTCACACGTCGACCCCCTGCACATCTTTGCACGACCCATTGTATCCGTGTCCTTCTTCAGCGACAGTGCGCTCTGCTTCGGCTGCCGGTTCCAGTTCAAGCCCATCAGAGTGTCCGAGCcagtctttgtgctgcctgtcAGGAGAGGCAGCGTCACAGTCCTCAG TGGGTATGCTGCAGATGACATCACCCACTGCATCAGACCCCAGGACATCAAGGAGAGGCGTGCTGTCATCATCCTTAGGAA AACCAGACCCGATGCCCCCAGACTTGACTCCGACAGCCCTTTAAGCTCCGCTCCCACAGAGAGACCCGCCCCCCTCAAAGCCAAACGCTCTCATCGCAAAGCCGACCCCGATGCCGCTCACAG GCCAAGAGTCCTGGAGATGGACAAGGAGGAGAACAGGCGTCCGTCGTCCTTCAACCAGAGGCGTCACAGCATCACTTCGGACGACCACAGGAAGCGAGAGCACGACTATGACAAACACAGAGAGAGCTCCGCGCGCAAAGTTAAGATGAGACGCCATTGA